A DNA window from Mycolicibacter hiberniae contains the following coding sequences:
- a CDS encoding carbon starvation CstA family protein yields MAAPTAPEIVERRDGSVTYVHTDPELPPVAVIDRSPISARHKLVFGGLAVAGAVAWASIAFARGEQVNAVWFVVAAVCTYIIGFRFYARLIEHRIVRPRDDHATPAEIFEDGTDYLPTDRRVLFGHHFAAIAGAGPLVGPVLATQMGYLPGAIWIVIGAVVAGCVQDYLVLWCSVRRRGRSLGQMAREELGPIGGAAAIIGVLVIMVILIAVLALIVVRALAVSPWGVFSIAMTIPIALFMGFYLRFLRPGRVSEVSVIGVVALLGAVAAGKWVADTSWGTAWFTLSPVTLSWCIIGYGFAASVLPVWLLLAPRDYLSTFMKVGTIALLAVGIVIAHPVMAAPAISEFARTGDGPVFAGSLFPFLFITIACGALSGFHSLIASGTTPKLLEKESQMRLIGYGGMLTESFVAVMALITASVLDQHLFFTLNAPVAATGGTASSAAAYVNGLGLSGAPVTGEQIADAAAAVGEQSIVSRTGGAPTLALGMADVLGQVFGGPGLKAFWYHFAIMFEALFILTTVDAGTRVARFMLADALSNLGGPLRRLANPSWRVGAWACSLAVVAGWGSILLMGVTDPLGGINTLFPLFGIANQLLAAIALTVVTVIVIKKSRGSFGLKWALVPGIPLLWDLTVTMTASWQKIFSGDPRVGYWTQHFAYRAAERAGETSFGSAANAEQLHDVVRNTFVQGTLSILFAVLVAVVVIAAIVVSLRAIRGAASTAEPPPVPSRRFAPAGLIPTAAEREVQAQWDARSAG; encoded by the coding sequence GTGGCCGCACCGACCGCGCCGGAGATTGTGGAACGACGCGACGGGTCGGTCACCTATGTGCATACCGACCCGGAGCTGCCCCCGGTAGCGGTCATCGACCGCTCACCGATCTCCGCACGCCACAAACTGGTGTTCGGCGGGCTCGCCGTCGCAGGAGCCGTGGCGTGGGCATCGATAGCGTTCGCCCGGGGCGAGCAGGTGAACGCCGTGTGGTTCGTGGTCGCCGCGGTGTGCACCTATATCATCGGATTCCGTTTCTACGCAAGGCTTATCGAACATCGCATCGTGCGCCCGCGCGATGACCACGCCACCCCCGCAGAGATCTTCGAGGACGGCACCGACTATCTGCCGACCGACCGCCGGGTGCTCTTCGGCCACCATTTCGCCGCAATCGCCGGTGCGGGCCCACTGGTGGGCCCGGTGCTGGCCACCCAGATGGGCTACCTTCCGGGCGCCATCTGGATCGTGATCGGCGCGGTGGTGGCCGGCTGCGTGCAGGACTACCTGGTGTTGTGGTGCTCGGTACGCAGACGGGGCCGGTCGCTGGGCCAGATGGCCCGCGAGGAACTCGGCCCGATCGGCGGTGCCGCCGCAATCATCGGGGTGCTGGTCATCATGGTGATCCTGATCGCGGTGCTGGCCCTGATCGTGGTCCGGGCATTGGCGGTCAGTCCCTGGGGCGTGTTCTCCATCGCGATGACAATTCCCATCGCCCTGTTCATGGGGTTCTACCTGCGGTTCCTGCGGCCAGGCCGGGTTTCCGAGGTCTCCGTGATCGGGGTCGTCGCCCTGCTCGGCGCTGTCGCCGCGGGCAAGTGGGTCGCCGACACCTCCTGGGGCACAGCATGGTTCACGCTGTCTCCGGTGACGTTGTCCTGGTGCATCATCGGCTACGGCTTCGCCGCCTCGGTGCTGCCGGTGTGGCTGCTGCTCGCCCCGCGCGACTACCTGTCGACCTTCATGAAGGTCGGCACGATCGCGCTGCTGGCGGTCGGCATCGTGATCGCCCACCCGGTGATGGCCGCTCCGGCCATCTCCGAGTTCGCCCGCACCGGCGACGGGCCGGTGTTCGCCGGTTCGCTGTTTCCGTTCCTGTTCATCACCATCGCCTGCGGCGCGTTGTCCGGATTCCACTCGCTGATCGCCTCCGGCACCACCCCCAAGCTGCTGGAAAAAGAGAGCCAGATGCGCCTGATCGGCTACGGCGGCATGCTCACCGAGTCTTTCGTGGCGGTGATGGCGCTGATCACCGCGTCGGTTCTGGACCAGCATCTGTTCTTCACGCTCAACGCACCGGTCGCCGCAACCGGCGGTACCGCCTCGAGCGCCGCCGCCTACGTCAACGGGCTGGGTCTCAGCGGTGCGCCGGTGACCGGCGAACAGATCGCCGATGCGGCCGCCGCCGTCGGCGAACAGTCCATCGTCTCGCGCACCGGCGGTGCCCCGACCCTGGCCCTGGGGATGGCCGACGTGCTGGGTCAGGTGTTCGGCGGGCCGGGACTCAAGGCCTTCTGGTACCACTTCGCGATCATGTTCGAGGCCCTGTTCATCCTGACCACCGTCGACGCCGGCACCCGGGTGGCACGGTTCATGCTCGCCGACGCGCTGAGCAACCTGGGCGGCCCCCTGCGCCGGCTGGCGAACCCGAGTTGGCGGGTCGGGGCGTGGGCGTGCAGCCTGGCCGTGGTAGCCGGCTGGGGTTCGATTCTGCTGATGGGCGTTACCGACCCGCTCGGCGGGATCAACACCCTGTTCCCGCTGTTCGGTATCGCCAATCAGTTGCTGGCGGCCATCGCGCTGACCGTGGTCACCGTGATCGTGATCAAGAAGAGCCGGGGCAGCTTTGGTCTGAAATGGGCTCTGGTGCCAGGCATTCCACTGCTGTGGGATCTGACGGTCACCATGACGGCATCGTGGCAGAAGATCTTCTCCGGAGACCCCCGAGTGGGTTACTGGACGCAGCACTTCGCCTACCGGGCCGCCGAGCGGGCCGGCGAGACATCGTTCGGATCGGCGGCCAACGCCGAACAACTGCATGACGTAGTGCGCAACACCTTCGTCCAGGGCACGTTGTCGATTCTGTTCGCCGTCCTGGTGGCAGTGGTGGTGATCGCTGCAATCGTGGTGTCACTGCGGGCGATTCGTGGTGCAGCGTCGACCGCCGAACCGCCACCGGTGCCGTCGCGCCGGTTCGCCCCGGCCGGACTGATCCCCACGGCCGCCGAGCGGGAGGTGCAGGCGCAATGGGACGCCCGTTCCGCGGGTTAG
- a CDS encoding CstA-like transporter-associated (seleno)protein has protein sequence MGRPFRGLGRAARHIGWYWSSLLGDNHYRRYLEYRHRAHPGEPVLSERDYWRRRHDATPGARCC, from the coding sequence ATGGGACGCCCGTTCCGCGGGTTAGGGCGGGCCGCCCGCCACATCGGCTGGTACTGGTCATCGCTGTTGGGCGACAACCATTACCGTCGTTACCTGGAGTACCGGCACCGCGCGCATCCCGGCGAACCGGTGCTCTCCGAGCGCGACTACTGGCGGCGCCGCCATGACGCCACTCCCGGGGCGCGCTGCTGCTGA
- a CDS encoding L,D-transpeptidase, giving the protein MWTSVRSAMVVIGVAVTTLVTPGLSSAAATQPPVTGIASIQPASGAVVGVAHPVVVTFSAPVSDRSAAERSIAVRSNPPMTGSFDWVDDTEVQWIPDRYWPAHSTVALSVGKRSVDFSTRAKVVGVASISAHTFTVTVDGEDAGPLPTPHHRPHWGEDGVLPATMGKTEYETPTGNYTVLAKDRKVVMDSSSVGVPIDSAEGYRFEVEHAVRITRRGLYVHSAPWALRSLGLENVSHGCIGLSPTDAEWYFDRVNIGDPVIITE; this is encoded by the coding sequence ATGTGGACATCCGTGCGATCTGCAATGGTGGTGATCGGTGTCGCGGTCACAACGCTCGTGACGCCCGGACTGAGTTCCGCCGCCGCCACGCAGCCCCCAGTGACCGGGATCGCCTCGATCCAGCCGGCGTCGGGCGCTGTCGTCGGCGTCGCGCACCCGGTCGTGGTGACGTTCTCCGCACCGGTGAGCGACCGAAGCGCCGCAGAGCGCAGCATCGCGGTGCGTTCCAACCCGCCGATGACCGGAAGCTTCGACTGGGTCGATGACACCGAGGTGCAGTGGATCCCCGACCGATACTGGCCGGCGCACAGCACCGTGGCACTGTCGGTGGGCAAGCGATCCGTCGACTTCAGCACGCGCGCAAAGGTGGTGGGGGTGGCCAGCATCTCGGCACACACCTTCACCGTGACCGTCGACGGCGAGGACGCCGGCCCGCTGCCCACCCCGCACCACCGCCCGCACTGGGGCGAGGACGGGGTGCTGCCCGCCACCATGGGCAAGACCGAATACGAGACGCCGACCGGCAACTACACCGTGCTGGCCAAGGACCGCAAGGTCGTGATGGACTCCAGCAGCGTCGGCGTCCCGATCGACTCCGCCGAGGGCTACCGCTTCGAGGTCGAGCACGCGGTACGCATCACCCGGCGGGGGCTCTATGTCCACTCCGCGCCCTGGGCACTGCGTTCGTTGGGACTGGAGAACGTCAGCCACGGCTGCATCGGACTGAGCCCCACCGACGCGGAGTGGTACTTCGACCGGGTCAACATCGGCGACCCGGTGATCATCACGGAGTGA
- a CDS encoding cytochrome P450, producing MTETQRLLPEGFDFTDPGLIGERVPHEEFALLRRCEPIWWNAQPFGVSGYPDEGYWVVTRHADVRAVSLQDEVFSSHENSSLIRTNTTTNQELHDASRDNIMLFLDGPKHAKLRRIVSRGFTPRVVADMRSALDRQAREIVSAAAERNTGDFVTDVASQLPLATICELIGVPAAERRQVFDWSNRLVGGGNGDADAGADGIQASAELLGYAYQMAEDRKARPRDDIATALVTATIDGEQLTPLEFGYYVMMLMVAGNETTRNATSQGMLAFFDHPDQWRLFVEQRPATMADEVVRWATPVISFQRTALRDAELGGVLIGKGQRVGMFYGSANYDEEVFDHPFTFDILRSPNPHLGFGAPGAHYCIGANLARMQIDLIFGALADIVPDIRRLGRPSRSVLPWINGIDAMPVEFGGASAS from the coding sequence ATGACCGAGACCCAGCGCCTGTTACCGGAGGGGTTCGACTTCACCGATCCCGGCCTCATCGGCGAGCGGGTTCCGCATGAGGAGTTCGCGCTGCTGCGCCGTTGCGAACCGATCTGGTGGAACGCGCAGCCGTTCGGCGTCTCCGGCTACCCCGACGAGGGCTACTGGGTGGTCACCAGGCACGCCGATGTTCGGGCGGTATCGCTGCAGGACGAGGTCTTCTCCTCGCACGAGAACAGCTCCCTGATCCGCACCAACACCACCACCAATCAAGAACTCCACGACGCCAGCCGCGACAACATCATGTTGTTCCTGGACGGCCCCAAGCACGCCAAGCTGCGCAGGATCGTCTCACGCGGATTCACGCCCCGGGTGGTCGCCGATATGCGGTCCGCACTGGACCGGCAAGCCCGCGAAATCGTTTCGGCGGCCGCTGAGCGCAACACCGGCGACTTCGTCACCGACGTCGCCTCGCAACTGCCACTGGCGACCATCTGCGAGCTGATCGGCGTTCCAGCCGCCGAACGCCGCCAGGTCTTCGACTGGAGCAATCGTCTGGTGGGAGGCGGCAACGGCGACGCGGACGCCGGGGCCGACGGAATCCAGGCCTCCGCCGAACTTTTGGGATACGCCTACCAGATGGCCGAAGACCGCAAGGCCCGCCCGCGGGACGACATCGCGACCGCCCTGGTGACCGCGACCATCGACGGTGAACAGCTGACCCCGCTGGAATTCGGCTATTACGTGATGATGCTGATGGTGGCCGGCAACGAGACCACCCGCAACGCCACCTCGCAGGGGATGCTGGCATTCTTCGACCACCCGGATCAATGGCGGCTGTTCGTGGAGCAGCGGCCCGCCACCATGGCCGACGAGGTGGTCCGCTGGGCGACGCCCGTCATCTCCTTTCAACGCACCGCCCTGCGCGATGCCGAACTCGGCGGGGTGCTCATCGGCAAGGGCCAGCGGGTCGGTATGTTCTACGGCTCGGCCAACTACGACGAGGAGGTCTTCGACCACCCGTTCACGTTCGACATCCTGCGGAGCCCCAACCCCCACTTGGGTTTTGGGGCACCGGGCGCGCACTACTGTATTGGGGCCAACCTCGCCCGGATGCAGATCGACCTGATCTTCGGCGCCCTGGCCGACATCGTTCCCGACATTCGCCGGCTTGGTCGCCCGTCCCGGTCGGTTTTGCCGTGGATCAACGGGATCGATGCCATGCCGGTGGAATTCGGCGGCGCGTCGGCGTCCTAG
- a CDS encoding D-2-hydroxyacid dehydrogenase family protein — translation MRSDLPAGTPRLRIAVLDDYQGIAETVDWSTIPRPVTLLAIREHISSDAELAVRLADCEVVVAMRERTPIGAGLLARLPALKLLMTTGAFNAAIDVAAAHRLGVTVCGTDGTIAPTVELTWALIHALQRHLIVEDTALRAGRWQQTVGADLAGATLGLVGLGRIGRRVAAVGRAYGMRVIAWSPHLTPERAAAAQVELVSRRTLFETADVVSLHLVLSDSTRRLVGRMELAAMKPSAILINTSRGGLVDEDALIDALRTAGIRGAGLDVYDREPLPADHPLTALRNTVLTPHLGYVTENCMNIFYRDIVDGIAGYCLGEPRRLINP, via the coding sequence ATGCGTTCTGACTTGCCCGCCGGGACACCGCGGCTGCGCATCGCGGTGCTCGATGACTACCAGGGCATCGCCGAAACGGTGGACTGGTCGACCATCCCGCGTCCCGTCACGCTGCTGGCGATCCGGGAGCACATCAGCTCCGATGCCGAACTCGCCGTCCGCCTGGCCGACTGCGAAGTGGTGGTGGCGATGCGAGAACGAACGCCGATCGGAGCCGGGCTGCTGGCCCGGCTGCCCGCGTTGAAATTGCTGATGACCACTGGCGCGTTCAACGCCGCCATCGACGTGGCCGCCGCCCACCGCCTGGGGGTCACCGTGTGCGGAACCGACGGCACCATCGCGCCGACAGTCGAACTCACCTGGGCCTTGATCCACGCCCTGCAGCGTCATCTGATCGTCGAGGACACGGCGCTGCGGGCCGGGCGGTGGCAGCAGACCGTCGGCGCCGATCTCGCCGGCGCGACGCTGGGGCTGGTGGGACTGGGCCGTATCGGCCGGCGGGTCGCGGCGGTGGGCCGCGCCTACGGCATGCGCGTGATCGCGTGGAGCCCGCACCTGACCCCCGAGCGCGCCGCCGCGGCCCAGGTGGAGCTGGTCAGCCGGCGCACGCTGTTCGAGACCGCCGATGTGGTGTCGCTGCACCTGGTGCTCTCCGATTCGACCCGCCGGCTGGTCGGCCGGATGGAGCTGGCCGCGATGAAACCCAGCGCAATCCTGATCAACACGTCACGGGGCGGGTTGGTCGATGAGGATGCGCTGATCGACGCGCTGCGCACGGCCGGCATTCGCGGTGCGGGGCTCGACGTCTACGACCGGGAGCCGCTGCCGGCCGATCACCCGCTGACCGCGCTGCGCAACACCGTGCTGACCCCGCATCTGGGTTACGTGACCGAGAACTGCATGAACATCTTCTATCGCGATATCGTCGACGGAATCGCCGGTTATTGCCTAGGCGAACCGCGGCGGCTGATAAATCCGTGA
- a CDS encoding GreA/GreB family elongation factor produces the protein MTDSNGVWMTPQTKERLLAELAELSAPQGDSGNVDIDEQQARQARIHQIHDLLAVAVVGEDPPDDGVAEPGMVLTVRYSDGETETFLLGVRDDDQGGLEVYSPQSPLGMAITGARPGEQRTYQVPSGASVTVTLLDAVPYGLHQTQHPA, from the coding sequence ATGACTGATTCGAACGGTGTCTGGATGACACCGCAGACCAAGGAAAGGCTGCTGGCCGAGTTGGCGGAACTGTCCGCCCCACAAGGGGATTCGGGCAACGTCGACATCGACGAACAGCAGGCCCGCCAGGCCCGGATTCATCAGATCCACGACCTGCTGGCGGTGGCGGTGGTCGGTGAGGACCCGCCCGACGACGGGGTCGCCGAGCCGGGCATGGTGCTCACGGTCCGCTACAGCGACGGCGAAACCGAGACTTTCCTGCTGGGGGTGCGCGACGACGACCAGGGTGGGCTTGAGGTCTATTCGCCGCAGTCGCCGCTGGGCATGGCGATCACCGGCGCCCGGCCGGGGGAGCAGCGCACCTATCAGGTGCCCAGCGGCGCCAGCGTGACGGTGACGCTGCTCGACGCGGTGCCCTACGGGCTGCATCAGACCCAGCATCCGGCCTGA
- a CDS encoding NAD(P)/FAD-dependent oxidoreductase translates to MDAANRIDGAPRSVIVVGAGIVGLSVAWFLQERGVEVTLVDRVGVAAGSSWGNAGWISPALAIPLNEPANLRFGLRSLFSRTAALQVPLKSGPALWAFLARFATNSRPAAWRRAVRANAPLSAECIEAYDVLLANGVDAPVTNAPFTAIFRTSADAERWLEGLRRFSEAGQPVFSTELTGAALAERVPLASAAVAAGVQIDGQRFLDPGRFVSALGRAVVERGAALHVLDVTDVSPSGDAVTVTARDGTTLTAAAAVIASGAWLSRLAARWVRVPVRAGRGYSFSVPVDKPVTGPIYLPEARVACTPLNARLRVAGTMEFGDPDSPVVPVRVEAIVAAARPLLDGVRWDERTDVWVGPRPVSPDGRPLVGEVCPRSVYVAGGHGMWGMTHGPVTGRLLAEQITTGKQSAVLRDLDPLR, encoded by the coding sequence ATGGATGCGGCCAACCGGATCGACGGTGCGCCACGGTCGGTGATCGTGGTGGGTGCCGGCATCGTCGGGTTGTCCGTCGCCTGGTTTCTGCAGGAGCGCGGCGTCGAGGTCACCCTGGTGGACCGGGTCGGCGTTGCGGCCGGCTCCTCGTGGGGCAACGCCGGCTGGATCTCCCCGGCACTGGCCATTCCGCTCAACGAACCGGCCAACCTGCGCTTCGGGCTGCGGTCGCTGTTCAGCCGGACCGCGGCGCTGCAGGTACCGCTGAAATCCGGACCGGCACTGTGGGCGTTTTTGGCGCGCTTCGCCACGAACAGCCGCCCGGCGGCGTGGCGCCGAGCGGTGCGGGCGAACGCGCCGCTGAGCGCGGAGTGCATCGAGGCCTACGACGTCCTGCTGGCCAACGGGGTCGACGCGCCGGTCACCAATGCGCCGTTCACCGCGATATTCCGTACCTCGGCAGATGCCGAGCGGTGGCTGGAGGGACTGCGCCGGTTCTCCGAGGCCGGTCAGCCGGTGTTCAGCACCGAACTGACCGGTGCGGCACTGGCTGAACGGGTGCCGCTGGCCTCCGCGGCGGTCGCCGCCGGGGTGCAGATCGACGGTCAGCGCTTCCTCGACCCGGGGCGATTCGTGTCCGCTCTGGGCCGCGCGGTGGTCGAACGCGGCGCTGCCCTGCACGTGCTCGACGTCACCGATGTGTCGCCCAGCGGTGACGCCGTGACCGTGACCGCCCGTGACGGGACGACCCTGACGGCGGCGGCCGCGGTGATTGCCAGCGGCGCGTGGCTGTCACGGCTGGCGGCGCGCTGGGTCCGGGTGCCGGTGCGGGCTGGACGCGGCTACTCGTTTTCCGTGCCCGTGGACAAGCCGGTCACCGGGCCGATCTATCTGCCCGAGGCCCGGGTGGCCTGCACGCCGTTGAACGCCCGTCTTCGGGTCGCCGGCACCATGGAGTTCGGCGATCCCGACTCCCCGGTCGTGCCGGTCCGCGTCGAAGCGATCGTCGCTGCCGCCAGACCTCTGCTCGACGGTGTCCGCTGGGACGAACGCACCGACGTGTGGGTGGGGCCACGGCCCGTCAGCCCGGACGGGCGGCCACTGGTCGGGGAGGTGTGCCCGCGCAGCGTCTACGTCGCCGGCGGGCACGGTATGTGGGGCATGACGCACGGCCCGGTGACGGGCCGGCTGTTGGCCGAGCAGATCACAACCGGCAAACAGTCCGCCGTGTTGCGTGACCTGGATCCGTTGCGCTGA